From Thermithiobacillus plumbiphilus, the proteins below share one genomic window:
- the motB gene encoding flagellar motor protein MotB produces MTPEKRPIIIKKIKKAAHGAHGGAWKLAYADFVTAMMAFFLLMWLLGSTTRADLQGIAEYFKNPMKVSMSGGSGAGDAESIIQMGGEDLTRSTGQVKMTNEGRKTITTKAVENDTSRLEALKKKLEAAIAKSPVLRQFRNQLKIDITSEGLRIQIVDEAKRPMFELASARLEPYARDILREIAPIINELPNRISILGHTDARAYAGTGSGYSNWELSADRANAARRELVMGGLNGDKLMRVQGLSSSVLYDDKDAFNPINRRISIIVMNRKAEDALRKNSGASLEVGTGQPLQPQALGVRHASESD; encoded by the coding sequence ATGACTCCCGAAAAGCGTCCGATCATCATCAAGAAGATCAAGAAGGCGGCCCATGGCGCCCACGGCGGCGCCTGGAAGCTGGCCTATGCCGATTTCGTCACCGCCATGATGGCTTTTTTTCTGCTGATGTGGCTGCTCGGTTCCACCACCAGGGCAGATCTGCAGGGCATCGCGGAATACTTCAAGAATCCCATGAAGGTGTCCATGTCCGGGGGCTCCGGCGCCGGTGACGCCGAGAGCATCATTCAAATGGGCGGCGAGGACCTGACCCGCTCAACCGGCCAGGTGAAAATGACCAACGAGGGTCGCAAGACCATCACTACCAAGGCGGTCGAGAATGACACGAGCCGGCTCGAAGCCCTGAAGAAGAAACTCGAAGCGGCCATCGCCAAAAGCCCGGTGCTCAGACAATTTCGCAATCAGCTCAAGATCGACATCACCAGTGAGGGCCTGCGCATCCAGATCGTGGATGAGGCCAAACGCCCGATGTTCGAACTGGCCAGCGCCCGGCTCGAACCCTATGCCCGTGACATCCTGCGCGAGATCGCGCCCATCATCAACGAACTGCCGAATCGCATCAGCATCCTTGGGCATACGGATGCCCGCGCCTATGCCGGCACCGGCTCGGGTTACAGCAATTGGGAGCTGTCCGCCGACCGCGCCAATGCCGCCCGCCGCGAGCTGGTCATGGGCGGGCTGAACGGCGACAAGCTCATGCGCGTGCAGGGGCTGTCGTCCTCGGTGCTCTATGACGACAAGGATGCCTTCAATCCCATCAATCGGCGCATTTCCATCATCGTGATGAATCGCAAGGCCGAGGATGCCCTGCGCAAGAACAGCGGCGCCAGTCTGGAAGTCGGGACCGGCCAGCCGCTCCAGCCGCAGGCCCTGGGTGTCCGGCATGCTTCTGAATCAGATTGA